A genomic stretch from Falco naumanni isolate bFalNau1 chromosome 4, bFalNau1.pat, whole genome shotgun sequence includes:
- the JMJD4 gene encoding 2-oxoglutarate and iron-dependent oxygenase JMJD4 isoform X2: protein MPLRDFLFYLWSFIFSSKFTEDWGSRRNWVTWDGKPNFDHLLQKFGEAVVPVANCDVKEYNSNPKEQLPFKEYIKYWKEYIKNGYRSSRGCLYLKDWHLSRAFPEQDVYTTPVYFSSDWLNEYWDAVAVDDYRFVYMGPKGSWTPFHADVFRSYSWSANICGRKKWLLYPAGQEEYLKDHHGNLPFDVTAPSLQDRSVYPRYNQSQPPVEIVQEAGEIVFIPSGWHHQVYNLEDTISINHNWVNGCNVAIMWCFLQDELAAVQREINEWKDPMDDWHLQCQLIMKSCTGIDYKEFYNFLKVIAENRISVLENGLDDEASAKNAPKAAISTLGMLHAVFDLKRTVKVLTSLSANEDFKKLDLTSLSPPPEALLHHLKAAIDTALL, encoded by the exons ATGCCTCTACGTGACTTCTTGTTTTACCTCTGGtcatttatattttcct CTAAATTCACTGAAGactggggcagcaggagaaatTGGGTTACTTGGGATGGAAAGCCTAACTTTGATCATCTCCTGCAGAAGTTTG GAGAGGCTGTAGTACCTGTTGCCAACTGTGATGTCAAGGAATACAATTCTAACCCGAAGGAGCAGCTTCCCTTTAAGGAGTATATCAAGTACTGGAAAGAGTACATTAAAAATGGCTATCGTTCATCCCGAGGCTGCCTTTATCTGAAGGACTGGCACCTGAGCAG AGCTTTTCCCGAGCAAGATGTTTATACAACCCCTGTGTATTTCTCATCTGACTGGCTGAATGAATACTGGGATGCTGTAGCTGTGGATGATTACCGGTTTGTCTACATGGGACCTAAAGGGTCATG GACTCCATTCCATGCTGATGTCTTCCGTTCCTATAGCTGGTCAGCCAATATATGTGGGAGAAAGAAATGGCTGTTGTACCCCGCCGGACAGGAGGAGTATCTGAAGGACCACCATGGCAACTTGCCCTTTGACGTGACTGCTCCTAGTCTTCAGGACAGGAGTGTTTACCCTCGCTACAACCAAAGTCAACCCCCTGTTGAAATTGTGCAGGAAGCAGGGGAGATAGTCTTCATCCCCAGTGGATGGCATCACCAAGTTTACAATCTG GAGGATACAATTTCCATCAACCACAACTGGGTGAATGGCTGCAATGTGGCTATAATGTGGTGCTTCCTGCAGGATGAATTAGCAGCTGTCCAGCGGGAAATCAATGAATGGAAAGACCCTATGGATGACTGGCACCTACAATGCCAG TTAATCATGAAGTCTTGCACGGGTATAGACTACAAGGAGTTCTACAACTTCCTCAAAGTTATTGCAGAGAACAGGATTTCTGTCTTGGAAAACGGCCTCGATGATGAAGCTTCGGCAAAGAACGCTCCAAAAGCTGCCATTTCCACCTTGGGCATGCTCCATGCAGTGTTTGATTTAAAGAGGACTGTGAAGGTGTTAACATCATTGAGTGCTAATGAAGATTTCAAGAAACTAGACCTGACGTCACTCTCTCCACCTCCGGAGGCATTGCTCCACCACTTGAAAGCAGCAATAGATACAGCGTTACTCTAA
- the JMJD4 gene encoding 2-oxoglutarate and iron-dependent oxygenase JMJD4 isoform X1 produces MDRATFACSTAFFRDYNSSSQGAFCLPGGHVDFIEKVESFTYSDFFRDYLIPNHPCIFSAKFTEDWGSRRNWVTWDGKPNFDHLLQKFGEAVVPVANCDVKEYNSNPKEQLPFKEYIKYWKEYIKNGYRSSRGCLYLKDWHLSRAFPEQDVYTTPVYFSSDWLNEYWDAVAVDDYRFVYMGPKGSWTPFHADVFRSYSWSANICGRKKWLLYPAGQEEYLKDHHGNLPFDVTAPSLQDRSVYPRYNQSQPPVEIVQEAGEIVFIPSGWHHQVYNLEDTISINHNWVNGCNVAIMWCFLQDELAAVQREINEWKDPMDDWHLQCQLIMKSCTGIDYKEFYNFLKVIAENRISVLENGLDDEASAKNAPKAAISTLGMLHAVFDLKRTVKVLTSLSANEDFKKLDLTSLSPPPEALLHHLKAAIDTALL; encoded by the exons ATGGACAGGGCAACATTCGCCTGTTCCACTGCCTTTTTTCGTGACTACAACAGTTCATCTCAGGGTGCATTCTGCCTCCCCGGAGGACACGTTGACTTTATTGAAAAAGTAGAATCATTCACTTACTCGGACTTTTTCCGAGATTACTTGATTCCCAACCATCCCTGTATTTTCTCAGCTAAATTCACTGAAGactggggcagcaggagaaatTGGGTTACTTGGGATGGAAAGCCTAACTTTGATCATCTCCTGCAGAAGTTTG GAGAGGCTGTAGTACCTGTTGCCAACTGTGATGTCAAGGAATACAATTCTAACCCGAAGGAGCAGCTTCCCTTTAAGGAGTATATCAAGTACTGGAAAGAGTACATTAAAAATGGCTATCGTTCATCCCGAGGCTGCCTTTATCTGAAGGACTGGCACCTGAGCAG AGCTTTTCCCGAGCAAGATGTTTATACAACCCCTGTGTATTTCTCATCTGACTGGCTGAATGAATACTGGGATGCTGTAGCTGTGGATGATTACCGGTTTGTCTACATGGGACCTAAAGGGTCATG GACTCCATTCCATGCTGATGTCTTCCGTTCCTATAGCTGGTCAGCCAATATATGTGGGAGAAAGAAATGGCTGTTGTACCCCGCCGGACAGGAGGAGTATCTGAAGGACCACCATGGCAACTTGCCCTTTGACGTGACTGCTCCTAGTCTTCAGGACAGGAGTGTTTACCCTCGCTACAACCAAAGTCAACCCCCTGTTGAAATTGTGCAGGAAGCAGGGGAGATAGTCTTCATCCCCAGTGGATGGCATCACCAAGTTTACAATCTG GAGGATACAATTTCCATCAACCACAACTGGGTGAATGGCTGCAATGTGGCTATAATGTGGTGCTTCCTGCAGGATGAATTAGCAGCTGTCCAGCGGGAAATCAATGAATGGAAAGACCCTATGGATGACTGGCACCTACAATGCCAG TTAATCATGAAGTCTTGCACGGGTATAGACTACAAGGAGTTCTACAACTTCCTCAAAGTTATTGCAGAGAACAGGATTTCTGTCTTGGAAAACGGCCTCGATGATGAAGCTTCGGCAAAGAACGCTCCAAAAGCTGCCATTTCCACCTTGGGCATGCTCCATGCAGTGTTTGATTTAAAGAGGACTGTGAAGGTGTTAACATCATTGAGTGCTAATGAAGATTTCAAGAAACTAGACCTGACGTCACTCTCTCCACCTCCGGAGGCATTGCTCCACCACTTGAAAGCAGCAATAGATACAGCGTTACTCTAA